One part of the Ursus arctos isolate Adak ecotype North America unplaced genomic scaffold, UrsArc2.0 scaffold_16, whole genome shotgun sequence genome encodes these proteins:
- the SLA2 gene encoding src-like-adapter 2: MGGQPSRGKTLPSPSSSPSVQEPGPVPMQAERSRATAVALGNFPVGEHIELSLRLGDPLTIVSEDGDWWTVMSEVSGTEYSVPSSHVAKISHGWLYEGLSREKAEELLLLPGNSGGAFLIRESQTRRGCYSLSVRLSRPASWDRIRHYRIQRLDNGWLYISPRLTFPSLQALVDHYSELADDICCLLKEPCALRRTGPLPGKSTPLPVTVQRAPLNWKELDSSLLFSEAPALGESPLLSEGLREAISSYISLTDGSSLDDAMAQSRGQEGMQCYST, translated from the exons ATGGGAGGTCAGCCCAGCAGAGGGAAAACCCTGCCAAGCCCAAGCTCGAGCCCCTCTGTCCAAGAACCAGGCCCTGTGCCCATGCAAGCAG AAAGAAGCAGGGCGACGGCCGTGGCCCTGGGCAATTTCCCGGTAGGCGAGCACATAGAGCTGTCACTGAGACTGGGGGATCCATTGACCATCGTCTCTGA agATGGAGACTGGTGGACGGTGATGTCAGAAGTTTCAGGCACAGAATACAGCGTCCCCAGCAGCCACGTGGCCAAAATCTCCCACGG GTGGCTGTATGAGGGCCTGAGCCGGGAGAAAGCTGAAGAACTGCTGTTGCTGCCTGGAAACTCTGGAGGGGCCTTCCTCATCCGGGAGAGCCAGACTAGGAGAG GTTGTTACTCCCTGTCAGTCCGCCTTAGCCGCCCCGCATCGTGGGACCGGATCAGACATTACAGGATCCAGCGCCTTGATAACGGCTGGCTGTACATCTCACCACGTCTCACCTTCCCTTCACTCCAGGCCCTAGTGGATCACTATTCTG AGTTGGCAGATGACATCTGCTGCCTCCTCAAGGAACCTTGTGCCCTGCGGAGGACGGGCCCACTCCCTGGCAAGTCCACACCTCTACCTGTGACTGTGCAGAGGGCGCCACTCAACTGGAAAGAGCTGGACAG CTCCCTCCTGTTCTCTGAAGCACCTGCCCTAGGGGAGTCCCCTCTCCTCAGTGAGGGGCTCCGGGAGGCCATCAGCTCCTACATCAGCCTGACTGATGGCAGCTCCTTGGATGATGCCATGGCCCAAAGCAGAGGCCAAGAGGGAATGCAATGCTACAGCACCTAG